A DNA window from Calliphora vicina chromosome 1, idCalVici1.1, whole genome shotgun sequence contains the following coding sequences:
- the mAChR-B gene encoding 5-hydroxytryptamine receptor 2A yields MMNSQLANGEHEVEEYELDSIENSNRTDPIYSIKPDFITQWRLKKERENLCKSIYNRFVEHNECKRLLQAFIGDNDELQLWSKHDIKQLAAYINESSNGTSIEGNTSSEAEGPALVLPPFELWQTIAIAVCLAICIILTVGGNILVLLAFIVDRNIRQPSNYFIASLAATDMLIGTVSMPFYTVYVLMGYWDLGPLLCDLWLSVDYTVCLVSQYTVLLITIDRYCSVKIAAKYRSWRTKRRVIYMVTITWIIPALLFFISIFGWEHFTGKRDLLPGQCAVQFLKDPVFNTALIIGYYWTTLIVLFVLYGGIYKTAYEMQKRSEAKQRKMQSMVALSAGAMSGMAGHAAGIGVIEEKILKTKVEMAGGQNTEAGDMVKRYSGSGQSNPLAQAAEIINGALVEAVNEQRRISDAKGNKESKTDAGEVEKSERSSSPAFDSDEESSVNQVQQFMNPQKLANLRKRSSIGLVFGAQAALIATRSKGMCTPTSKSSEAMPLSSGANSPHQSHKLERAQSKEEISRQMPAEKTKRTSCATLSQIVETERKPSIVATTNKPDDNSPLSPVNLAPIDVPREQVHHSLVQAILPPPEQFQCTSLFSECSENPFGDRSSNSELQLTYDMMTNNSEIRYMDESSIVLPSPTTNDVSQSSSYQLPINQSKQTTIKKITSAGSPLRANQIASSPTLLSQALQKAQQQQQQQMSQPPPQPQPLLPPPPPSSNNNNNAQGDSLTLISTEIYFAPSFENPQQDVEIEKQLLVSYTGLEDFEKIRRESCIDLMILPHTAKLIEEETQVRRSSSPPTAGCMPSNGAAKQTTTAIKTETATPTTTINSTGLHKSLDKIEERETSDTTNKIASTSGTTSSASTGLQNTSAGPDTQKSKQQSGSVKSQKKSTTTTSSNTNRSSSKRAFIHSIGKHFKSKKATIPLVIGVGRQKSKSENRARKAFRTISFILGCFVACWTPYHVLALVEGFCRNPPCTNEHLYMFSYFLCYANSPMNPFCYALANQQFKKTFTRILKGDWHMT; encoded by the exons atgaTGAACAGCCAGTTGGCCAATGGTGAACATGAAGTGGAGGAATATGAGTTGGACTCAATAGAAAACAGCAATCGCACAGATCCCATTTACTCAATTAAACCAGATTTTATAACACAATG GCGCTTGAAAAAAGAACGTGAGAATCTCTGCAAATCCATTTACAATCGCTTTGTGGAACATAACGAATGCAAACGTCTGCTGCAAGCCTTCATTGGTGATAATGATGAACTGCAATTGTGGAGTAAACATGATATTAAACAATTGGCGGCCTATATTAATGAAAGTTCCAATGGCACCAGTATCGAGGGTAATACCTCGAGTGAAGCCGAAGGACCCGCCCTGGTATTGCCACCCTTCGAACTGTGGCAGACCATAGCGATAGCAGTATGTTTGGCCATTTGCATAATACTGACGGTGGGCGGCAATATTTTAGTACTGCTGGCTTTTATAGTGGATCGTAATATACGGCAACCAAGTAATTATTTTATAGCCTCCTTGGCTGCCACTGACATGTTGATAG gaACTGTTTCCATGCCTTTTTATACGGTCTATGTGCTAATGGGCTATTGGGATTTGGGCCCTTTGTTGTGTGATCTTTGGCTTTCGGTGGACTATACCGTGTGTTTAGTTTCACAATACACGGTGCTGCTGATAACCATAGATCGCTACTGCTCGGTAAAGATAGCAGCCAAATATAGAAGTTGGCGCACCAAACGGCGTGTTATATACATGGTGACAATAACTTGGATAATACCAGCCTTACTCTTTTTTATATCCATTTTTGGCTGGGAACATTTCACGGGTAAACGTGATCTGCTGCCCGGCCAATGTGCTGTGCAGTTTCTTAAGGATCCTGTATTTAATACAGCTCTCATAATTGGTTACTATTGGACGACCCTGATAGTTTTGTTCGTGCTGTATGGCGGCATTTATAAGACAGCCTATGAAATGCAGAAACGAAGCGAAGCTAAACAGCGTAAAATGCAATCTATGGTGGCTTTAAGTGCGGGCGCCATGTCTGGTATGGCGGGCCATGCCGCTGGCATAGGTGTCATAGAGGAGAAGATACTGAAAACCAAAGTGGAAATGGCAGGTGGCCAGAATACAGAAGCTGGTGATATGGTTAAGAGATATAGCGGTTCAGGACAATCGAATCCTTTGGCCCAAGCAGCCGAAATCATTAATGGCGCTTTAGTGGAGGCAGTCAATGAACAACGACGCATATCCGATGCCAAAGGAAATAAAGAATCAAAAACCGATGCGGGCGAAGTGGAAAAAAGTGAACGTTCTAGCAGTCCAGCTTTTGACTCGGATGAAGAATCCTCGGTCAATCAGGTGCAACAGTTTATGAATCCACAAAAGTTGGCAAATTTGCGTAAACGATCTTCCATAGGTTTGGTGTTCGGAGCCCAGGCAGCCTTAATAGCCACACGCAGCAAAGGTATGTGTACTCCCACCTCCAAATCCAGTGAAGCCATGCCTTTGTCTTCTGGAGCCAATTCTCCCCACCAAAGCCACAAACTCGAGAGGGCACAAAGCAAAGAGGAAATTAGTCGCCAAATGCCGGCGGAGAAAACTAAACGAACCTCTTGTGCCACTCTCTCCCAAATCGTTGAAACTGAACGCAAACCCAGTATAGTAGCAACTACTAACAAACCAGATGACAATTCACCCCTTTCTCCTGTCAATTTGGCTCCCATTGATGTACCCCGTGAACAAGTGCATCACAGTCTTGTTCAAGCTATATTACCTCCTCCAGAACAATTTCAGTGTACTTCTTTGTTTTCCGAATGCTCGGAGAATCCTTTTGGGGATCGCAGTAGCAACAGCGAACTCCAGCTAACCTATGACATGATGACAAATAATTCCGAAATACGCTACATGGATGAAAGCTCCATAGTCTTGCCTTCACCCACAACAAACGATGTTAGTCAGAGCAGCTCCTATCAACTCCCCATAAACCAAAGCAAACAGacaaccataaaaaaaatcacaagtgCCGGCTCTCCTTTGCGTGCCAATCAGATAGCCAGTAGTCCTACGTTACTTTCACAGGCTTTACAAAAAgctcaacagcagcagcagcagcaaatgtCACAACCTCCTCCACAACCACAACCACTACTACCACCACCTCCACCAAGTtccaataataacaataatgcaCAAGGTGACTCCCTTACCCTTATTTCCACCGAAATCTATTTTGCTCCCAGTTTTGAAAACCCCCAGCAAGatgttgaaattgaaaaacaattactCGTTTCCTATACAGGTTTGGAAGACTTTGAAAAGATACGCCGCGAAAGCTGCATAGATCTCATGATACTACCACATACAGCCAAACTAATCGAAGAAGAAACCCAAGTCAGGCGCAGCTCCAGCCCACCCACGGCCGGCTGTATGCCCAGCAATGGTGCTGCTAAGCAAACTACAACTGCCATTAAAACGGAAACGGCTACACCAACTACAACTATTAACAGCACTGGTCTACACAAAAGTCTCGATAAAATTGAGGAACGAGAGACCTCCGATACTACCAACAAAATTGCCTCCACCTCGGGTACCACCAGCTCGGCTTCGACAGGTTTACAAAATACTTCGGCCGGCCCAGATACACAAAAATCCAAGCAACAGTCAGGCTCCGTGAAGTCACAAAAGAAGTCAACGACGACGACCAGCTCCAACACCAATCGCAGTTCCAGCAAACGAGCCTTCATTCACTCCATAGGCAAacactttaaaagtaaaaaagccACCATACCCCTGGTCATTGGAGTGGGCAGACAGAAATCAAAATCTGAAAATCGAGCACGCAAAGCATTTCGTACCATTTCCTTTATACTGGGTTGTTTTGTGGCCTGTTGGACACCCTATCATGTGTTGGCCCTGGTCGAGGGTTTCTGTCGCAATCCACCCTGCACCAACGAGCACTTGTACATGTTCTCGTATTTTCTGTGCTACGCGAACAGTCCCATGAATCCCTTCTGTTATGCTTTGGCCaatcaacaatttaaaaagacATTTACAAGGATACTTAAGGGCGATTGGCATATGACTTAa